From Flavobacterium arcticum, the proteins below share one genomic window:
- a CDS encoding pyruvate dehydrogenase complex dihydrolipoamide acetyltransferase codes for MAKIINMPRLSDTMEEGTVATWLKSVGDTVNEGDILAEIETDKATMEFEAFDAGTLLYIGVKEGDSAPVDSVLAIIGKEGEDYQALLDGKGDTSSDESKEEKPAQEEKKEDKPTADKKAPSKLPEGVIVVTMPRLSDTMEEGTVATWLKKVGDKVDEGDILAEIETDKATMEFESFNAGTLLYIGVQEGESAPVDTILAIIGPEGTDVSGVAENYSKDGGDASDSSSEESKKKSDSTTSTNEEPKEADTQNVTTDNDGGRIFASPLARKIAEEKGINLSNVKGTGENGRIVKKDIENYTPQAAQPAQQQATSQQAESGVKPFVPAGEESTEEVKNSQMRKAIARSLGNSKFTAPEYSLTIELDMDAAIASRGVINALPDTKVSFNDMVIKASAMALRKHPQINTQWKEDVTVYNKHISIGVAVAVDEGLVVPVLKFTDHMSLSQIGANVKDLAGKARNKKLQPKEMEGSTFTVSNLGMFGITEFTSIINQPNSAILSVGAIVQKPVVKNGEIVVGNTMTVTLTCDHRTVDGATGAQFLQTLKQYIENPVTMLA; via the coding sequence ATGGCAAAAATTATAAACATGCCCCGCCTAAGCGATACTATGGAAGAAGGCACTGTAGCTACGTGGCTTAAAAGTGTGGGTGATACAGTAAATGAAGGCGATATTCTTGCAGAGATAGAAACAGATAAAGCTACTATGGAGTTTGAAGCATTTGATGCGGGAACTCTATTATACATAGGGGTTAAAGAAGGAGATAGTGCTCCTGTAGATTCTGTTCTTGCTATTATAGGTAAAGAAGGCGAAGATTACCAAGCATTACTTGACGGGAAAGGCGATACATCATCTGATGAATCAAAAGAAGAAAAACCTGCTCAGGAAGAGAAAAAAGAAGACAAGCCTACTGCTGATAAAAAAGCACCATCAAAATTACCAGAAGGTGTAATAGTAGTTACTATGCCCCGCCTTAGTGATACTATGGAAGAAGGTACAGTTGCTACTTGGTTGAAAAAAGTTGGAGATAAAGTTGATGAAGGCGATATACTTGCAGAGATAGAGACTGATAAAGCTACAATGGAGTTTGAGTCGTTTAATGCAGGTACACTTTTATATATTGGTGTGCAAGAAGGTGAAAGTGCTCCTGTAGATACTATTTTAGCTATTATAGGTCCAGAGGGAACAGATGTTAGTGGTGTAGCTGAAAACTACAGTAAAGACGGTGGTGATGCTTCTGATTCTTCTTCTGAAGAAAGCAAAAAAAAATCAGACAGCACTACAAGTACTAATGAAGAGCCTAAAGAAGCTGATACACAAAATGTAACTACTGATAATGATGGAGGTAGAATCTTTGCTTCGCCATTAGCGCGTAAAATAGCAGAAGAAAAAGGTATCAATCTTAGCAATGTAAAAGGTACGGGCGAAAATGGTCGTATCGTTAAGAAAGATATTGAAAATTATACGCCACAAGCTGCACAGCCTGCACAACAGCAAGCTACTTCACAACAAGCAGAATCGGGAGTGAAACCATTTGTACCTGCCGGAGAAGAAAGTACAGAAGAGGTTAAAAACTCACAAATGCGTAAAGCAATAGCGCGTAGCTTGGGTAATTCTAAGTTTACAGCACCAGAATATAGCCTTACTATAGAGCTAGATATGGATGCTGCTATCGCATCGCGAGGTGTTATAAATGCATTGCCAGATACTAAGGTATCGTTTAACGATATGGTTATCAAGGCAAGTGCTATGGCATTGCGCAAACATCCGCAGATAAATACACAATGGAAAGAAGATGTTACTGTATATAATAAACATATTAGTATTGGTGTAGCGGTAGCAGTAGATGAAGGGTTGGTAGTACCAGTGCTTAAATTTACTGACCACATGAGTCTGTCTCAAATAGGAGCTAACGTTAAAGATCTTGCTGGTAAAGCAAGAAACAAGAAACTACAGCCTAAAGAAATGGAAGGTAGTACCTTTACAGTATCTAACCTTGGTATGTTTGGTATAACAGAATTTACTTCTATTATAAATCAGCCTAACTCGGCTATACTATCGGTAGGTGCTATTGTACAAAAACCAGTAGTTAAAAACGGAGAAATTGTAGTAGGTAACACTATGACAGTTACACTTACTTGCGATCACCGTACTGTAGATGGTGCTACAGGTGCGCAGTTTTTACAAACACTAAAACAATATATTGAGAATCCTGTTACTATGCTTGCTTAA
- the porV gene encoding type IX secretion system outer membrane channel protein PorV: MKKIILFALCLLGVQLAKAQNNNRAITTGVPFLLIAADARAAGMADQGVATSTDTYSQQWNPAKYAFALDGQGVGVSYTPYLTEIAGDISLAQVNYYNRYSERSAFAGSFRYFGLGDIELRQSPDDPGVIRTPNELAVDLSYSLKLSERFSMAVAGRFISSNLRIPEASGGGDASAANTFAFDVAGFYQSEEIAYTDFNGRWRAGFNFQNMGPKINYNNDEDTNSSNSNYLPANMRLGAGFDFIFDEYNKVAVNLELTKLLVPTPPATVAPVYVDLDGNGEIDNNEIDTAEDIADQQYSDDLLDYNKTSWVSGIFESFGDAPDGFREELKEITYSLGAEYTYQDSFAFRLGYFNEDDAKGARKFFSLGAGFKYTVIKVDLSYLFSASKVRNPLENTLRFSLTFNFGDNTYDEY, translated from the coding sequence ATGAAAAAGATTATTTTATTTGCTTTGTGCCTGTTAGGAGTTCAGCTTGCAAAAGCCCAAAACAATAACAGAGCCATTACTACAGGAGTGCCATTTTTATTAATAGCTGCCGATGCAAGAGCTGCTGGTATGGCAGACCAAGGGGTGGCAACATCTACGGATACTTATTCTCAGCAATGGAATCCTGCGAAATATGCTTTTGCTCTCGATGGTCAAGGTGTAGGTGTGAGTTATACACCATACCTTACAGAGATAGCAGGCGATATATCGTTAGCGCAGGTTAATTATTATAATAGATATAGCGAAAGAAGTGCATTTGCAGGTAGCTTTCGTTATTTTGGGCTAGGGGATATAGAGCTTAGACAATCTCCAGATGATCCTGGGGTAATAAGAACTCCAAATGAGTTAGCGGTCGATTTGTCTTATTCACTTAAACTGAGTGAGCGTTTCTCTATGGCTGTAGCAGGTCGTTTTATAAGTTCAAACTTAAGAATACCTGAGGCTTCTGGTGGTGGTGATGCTAGTGCGGCAAATACATTTGCTTTTGATGTAGCAGGTTTCTACCAGTCTGAAGAGATAGCATATACTGATTTTAACGGTCGTTGGAGAGCAGGTTTTAACTTCCAGAATATGGGACCAAAAATCAACTATAATAACGATGAAGATACTAACAGTAGTAATTCAAATTACTTGCCTGCTAATATGAGGCTTGGTGCTGGTTTCGATTTTATATTTGATGAATATAATAAAGTAGCTGTTAATTTAGAGCTAACAAAACTATTAGTGCCAACACCACCTGCAACAGTAGCGCCTGTATATGTAGATTTAGATGGGAATGGTGAAATTGACAATAATGAGATTGATACAGCAGAAGACATAGCTGATCAACAATATAGTGATGATTTATTAGATTATAATAAAACAAGCTGGGTATCGGGTATTTTTGAATCATTTGGTGATGCACCCGATGGTTTTAGAGAAGAGCTTAAAGAGATTACTTATTCGTTAGGTGCTGAATATACATATCAAGACTCTTTTGCATTTCGTTTAGGTTATTTTAATGAAGATGATGCAAAAGGAGCGCGTAAATTCTTTTCACTGGGAGCAGGTTTTAAATATACAGTAATAAAAGTAGATTTATCATACCTTTTCTCAGCGTCAAAAGTAAGAAACCCGCTAGAAAACACATTGCGTTTTTCGCTAACGTTTAACTTTGGTGATAACACATACGACGAATATTAA
- a CDS encoding M20/M25/M40 family metallo-hydrolase, translated as MKRRLLLLFIALGCITTSFAQKENYTVSEQQIAKTLKFLSSDELQGRDSGSEGLEKAALFLEDIFKKNSVEPYFTTYRDTLSNFDKPAYNIVGYLEGNDPKLKDEYIIIGAHYDHIGIAGTMQDDDAVYNGADDNASGTTAVTELVNYFAKTKANKRSILFCFFSAEEKGLLGSYHLAAKLKQANFIPYVMLNFEMVGVPLGMDIEAYVTGYSRSNITEKMNEYVGAKLFGYTDFAVKYQLFKASDNYPFYLEMDVPAHTICTTNMNTFKYYHHLDDEFENMDTAHMASFIQTMLPVVTKMVNANTHEIVLKK; from the coding sequence ATGAAAAGAAGACTACTTTTATTGTTTATTGCCCTTGGTTGTATAACTACATCATTTGCTCAAAAAGAAAACTATACCGTTAGTGAGCAGCAAATTGCTAAAACGTTAAAGTTTTTATCTTCGGATGAGTTACAAGGGCGAGATAGCGGTAGTGAAGGTTTAGAGAAAGCAGCTCTTTTTTTAGAAGATATTTTTAAAAAGAATAGTGTAGAGCCTTACTTTACTACCTACAGGGATACACTTTCTAACTTTGATAAGCCAGCCTATAATATTGTAGGCTATCTTGAGGGTAACGACCCAAAACTAAAAGATGAATATATAATTATTGGCGCGCATTACGACCATATTGGTATTGCTGGTACTATGCAAGATGATGATGCGGTGTACAATGGTGCCGATGATAATGCATCGGGTACTACGGCGGTTACTGAGTTAGTAAACTATTTTGCCAAAACAAAAGCTAATAAACGCAGTATCTTATTTTGTTTTTTCTCAGCAGAAGAAAAAGGATTACTGGGGAGCTATCACCTTGCAGCCAAGTTAAAACAGGCAAATTTTATTCCTTATGTAATGTTGAATTTTGAAATGGTAGGTGTGCCGTTGGGAATGGATATAGAGGCTTATGTTACAGGGTATAGCCGCTCTAACATAACAGAGAAAATGAATGAATATGTGGGGGCAAAATTATTTGGTTATACTGATTTTGCAGTAAAGTATCAGCTTTTTAAAGCATCAGATAATTATCCCTTTTATTTAGAAATGGATGTGCCGGCACATACTATATGTACTACTAATATGAATACGTTTAAATATTACCATCACCTTGACGATGAGTTCGAGAATATGGATACGGCACATATGGCAAGTTTTATCCAAACTATGTTGCCAGTAGTTACAAAAATGGTAAATGCTAACACACACGAAATAGTCCTTAAAAAATAA
- a CDS encoding SDR family NAD(P)-dependent oxidoreductase has product MKNIIITGTSRGMGYEMALQFADAGHQVLALSRKVPQVLQAHKNITCLSIDISLAADLEQVSDFVRTTWYKVDVLLHNAGALLLKPFGEITADEFEYIYKVNVFGVAALNRAVLPYMKAGSHVVTISSMGGIQGSMKFAGLSAYSSSKGAVITLSELLAEEYKEKGIAFNVLALGAVNTEMLQEAFPGYEAPLSAKDMADYICNFALTGNRYYNGKVLQVSSSTP; this is encoded by the coding sequence ATGAAGAACATAATAATAACAGGAACGAGCAGGGGTATGGGCTACGAAATGGCTTTGCAGTTTGCCGATGCTGGACATCAAGTGCTAGCGTTGTCGCGTAAAGTACCTCAAGTATTGCAAGCGCATAAAAATATTACCTGTCTTAGTATTGATATTTCGCTCGCTGCTGATTTAGAGCAAGTAAGTGATTTTGTAAGGACTACTTGGTATAAAGTAGATGTATTATTACACAATGCAGGTGCTTTATTATTAAAACCTTTTGGTGAAATAACAGCCGATGAGTTTGAGTATATCTATAAAGTTAATGTGTTTGGCGTAGCAGCTTTAAACCGTGCAGTATTGCCTTATATGAAAGCAGGTAGCCATGTGGTTACTATAAGTAGTATGGGCGGCATACAGGGCTCTATGAAATTTGCAGGATTATCGGCTTATAGTTCAAGTAAAGGTGCTGTTATAACGCTTTCAGAGCTTTTGGCAGAAGAGTATAAAGAAAAAGGTATTGCCTTTAATGTATTGGCACTAGGTGCTGTAAATACCGAGATGTTGCAAGAAGCATTCCCAGGGTATGAAGCACCACTTTCGGCAAAGGACATGGCAGATTATATTTGCAATTTTGCCCTTACAGGAAATAGATATTATAATGGTAAAGTGTTGCAGGTATCATCTAGCACACCTTAG
- the cdd gene encoding cytidine deaminase yields the protein MENISIISTFTAFNSINELPEDVKMLMQQAVAIRQKSYAPYSKFHVGAALLLDNGEIVLGSNQENAAYPSGLCAERVAVFYAGAMYPDAKILKIAISAASEEKKVEDPIPPCGACRQSIAEYEMKQDTPIEIYFMGEVGKVYKSDSLKNLLPMVFESKYL from the coding sequence ATGGAAAATATTAGTATAATTTCAACCTTTACAGCATTCAACTCAATTAATGAGCTTCCTGAAGATGTAAAGATGTTAATGCAACAAGCAGTTGCAATACGGCAAAAATCATACGCACCATACTCTAAGTTTCATGTAGGTGCCGCATTGTTGTTAGATAACGGAGAAATTGTATTAGGTTCTAATCAGGAAAATGCAGCCTACCCATCAGGGCTTTGTGCCGAGCGTGTAGCTGTTTTTTATGCAGGAGCCATGTATCCTGATGCTAAGATTTTAAAAATTGCAATCTCGGCAGCTTCAGAAGAAAAAAAAGTTGAAGACCCTATACCACCTTGTGGTGCGTGCAGGCAGTCTATAGCAGAATATGAAATGAAACAAGATACTCCTATTGAGATTTATTTTATGGGAGAAGTAGGGAAAGTCTATAAGTCAGATTCGCTCAAAAATCTACTTCCAATGGTTTTTGAAAGTAAATATTTGTAA
- the pdhA gene encoding pyruvate dehydrogenase (acetyl-transferring) E1 component subunit alpha: MKEITKEVYLKWYEDMQFWRKFEDKLAALYIQQKVRGFLHLYNGQEAVLAGALHAMDLSKDKIITAYRNHVQPIGMGVDPRRVMAELLGKATGTSQGLGGSMHIFSKEHGFYGGHGIVGAQIPVGAGIAFADKYFETGGVTLTYFGDGAARQGSLHEAFNMAMLWKLPVVFIVENNGYAMGTSVERTANHTDIWKLGLGYEMPCGPVDAMNPIKVAEAMHEAIERARKGEGPTFLEMKTYRYRGHSMSDAQHYRTKDEVEEYKKIDPITQVLDVIKENNYATDEEIQAIDDRVRALVSECEQFAEESPYPDPSVMYDVVYSQENYPFLPHKL; this comes from the coding sequence ATGAAAGAAATTACAAAAGAAGTTTATCTGAAGTGGTACGAGGATATGCAGTTTTGGAGAAAGTTTGAAGACAAACTTGCAGCTTTGTACATTCAGCAGAAAGTTAGAGGTTTCCTTCACTTATATAATGGTCAGGAAGCTGTACTTGCAGGTGCATTACATGCCATGGACCTTTCTAAAGATAAAATAATAACAGCTTACCGTAACCATGTACAACCTATAGGTATGGGTGTAGACCCACGTAGGGTTATGGCAGAGCTTTTAGGTAAAGCAACAGGAACATCGCAAGGACTTGGTGGCTCTATGCACATATTCTCTAAAGAACACGGTTTTTATGGTGGTCACGGTATCGTGGGTGCTCAAATTCCTGTGGGTGCAGGTATAGCATTTGCCGACAAGTATTTTGAAACAGGTGGTGTTACCTTAACCTATTTTGGTGATGGTGCAGCACGTCAGGGATCATTACATGAAGCCTTTAATATGGCTATGTTATGGAAACTTCCTGTGGTGTTTATAGTAGAAAATAATGGTTATGCAATGGGTACATCTGTAGAGCGTACGGCTAATCATACAGATATATGGAAGCTAGGACTTGGTTATGAAATGCCATGTGGTCCTGTTGATGCTATGAACCCAATAAAAGTAGCTGAGGCAATGCACGAAGCTATTGAAAGAGCTAGAAAAGGAGAAGGTCCTACTTTTCTTGAAATGAAAACATATCGTTATAGAGGTCACTCTATGAGTGATGCGCAACATTACCGTACTAAAGATGAGGTAGAAGAGTACAAGAAAATAGATCCTATCACTCAGGTGCTTGATGTTATTAAAGAAAATAACTATGCTACAGATGAAGAGATTCAGGCAATAGATGACAGAGTAAGAGCTTTAGTAAGCGAGTGCGAACAGTTTGCAGAAGAGTCTCCATATCCAGACCCTAGCGTAATGTATGACGTTGTTTACTCTCAAGAAAATTATCCATTTTTACCACATAAACTATAA